In the Epinephelus fuscoguttatus linkage group LG10, E.fuscoguttatus.final_Chr_v1 genome, TACCATTGAGATGTTGCCTCTGGTTCCGTTTATATGGACATAACCAGGACCGTTGGCATACAGGATGCTGGTGAAAGGCATTTTGTCATCGGCTTTCTTTGGTGCCAGACCTGAATGACAAGAAATGTCGGAAAAGTGGACAATAATGCATCAGTCACGGTGTCTTTTCACATAGAGGCAAAATGAGCGCACAGACTCACATGTACTTTATGACACAGATATAAAGTTGAAGCTTTTAACATGCAAATTACGTAACCACAGTCTTAAATATTATGCAACCACCTCCACATGTAATGTCTACAAATTAGTCACTCTAGGCTACTTCTGCTATTTTCCACATATGGTTTGCATCCGGATAGAAATCCACTCTGTTATTCTttactctttctccctcctgCACTTTGTAAATTTGACGTGCATGAGGTTGACCTTCATGCCAATTTAAATCTGGACTGCATGCGAGTGCTTTTAACCATACCGAAGATGGGATTCCCTCGAGGTGTGTTACCACCGAACGTGAAGACGTGGGAGTGGTCAGCTGTGACCACAGTGAGAGTGTCGGATTCTCTGGTTAGCTGTGCAGCACGCTGGATGGCTCGGTCGAACATCACAGCTTCTGTCAGTGCCAGTTTGGCGATGCCGTCATGGTGGCCATGATCAATTCTCCCTCGTAAAagaacagcaaaaaacaaaaaaaagtaaattagaCTTGGCTTGAAATATCTTGCTAGTGTACCTCCAGAACAATCATTTTAGCAGCAGTTAAAAGGAAACTGTCTGTCTTATTattcaatattttgtttttgtcttcttctAAAACAAGTGTTGGGTGCTGTTGGGTAATCCACAGAATCttaaagacaacattttaaaaaaattaagaataaaTACCCTGTTTTACATTGGCAGCCACGTATTCTTACCACCATGTCTATACTTCTTCACGCATGAcatgattttgccaagtaggaTATGCTCCTGGATTAACAGCGCATTCCAGGCAACCTGcaacttgtttttttacaacCTTCTACCCGTGAAAGTGCACTAGAACGGCAGTCAAACCCGTAACTTACCACCCGTGAACTTGTACCAGATCGACGTACTCCCAGTTACGCTTTCTGACGTCgccctctaaaccaattaccttACTCTTCTAAACAGCAAGGGCAGCCCCATTGATACGAtgttgatgcaggtgatacacggtgagaaacagacataaaataacccaAATGTTAACACATTATTGGCAGCCGCTCTAACAGCTggtttccagtgcaagaataaatcaatataaaataccaaacacacagataacataaaataaaaagtataatagcatctgtgaccttatgcgctgtttctcctcctccgtttcGCTCAAATGAGGAAGGAACCGGCACCTTTGGTGACAGAAGTGAtcatacacaaacataaaccccgcacagtctgccatgttgctttGAGAGTTTGGCGTGACTTGCCTGAAACGCTATGAAGTCGTGACTTGAAGCGGTGACTTACGGGCTCAGAAACTTGCCTGAAACACAGCATAACATCCCACATCAcaacattgcaatcaaccaatcacagccctctgacatcatcagtgtgctgctgctgtgcttctttcaaaaattcctttgtgcttcttcagagctaagctagttttccAAAGGGATGTTAGTACAGTGGAACAAAATTCTCAGTAACATTGAACAAAAACCTCGTAAGCTACTGCAAGGTtagtgagttagcttgctaatagGTTGGCTATGCTAATAAGTACACTTGCAAATAGACTAGAAATTTTGTGTCATTCATAACCTACTTACTTAGTAAGCTAAGTTGCTAACATTTTAGCCTTTTGGCAAGCTTAATTGTTAGCATAGCTTTCGTACTTAGCAAGCTCACTCGCTAACATTTtagcctattggcaagcttaATTGTTAGCATAACCTTCCTTCTTAGCAAGCTTACTCACTAACATTTTGGCTTATTGGCAAGCTTACtagttagcatagcctacctacttagcaagctaacttgctaacatTTTAGtctattggcaagcttacttgttGGCATAGCCTACCaacttagcaagctaactcgctaataTTTTTAGCTCACTGCAAGCTTAAGTGTTAGCATAGCctggtccatgtcattggttcgacatgccattagtccgacggtccacGGTACTGAACGGCTCccagcgggcgtatttctaccttgatggtgcgccgcgactggttctgggtcagctgggaaaggcttgaggtgaagcaggctcacggcttacgTGTATGCCactgtctttttcattttaactcacgccatgatcttttcctgaccctaaccaagtgttttttgtgcctaaacctaaccagaccttaaccacagggaatcatgatgattttggaacaacgggacttcggaacaatgggtttaatatggtcagaacaatgggctgtcggaccaatgggcagttcccgcatagcctacctagttagcaagctaactcacaAATGTTTGGCTTATTGGTAAGCTTACTtcttagcatagcctacctacttAGCAAGGTAACTCGCTATCATTTTAGCCTATTtgcaagcttacttgttagcatagcctacctacttagcaagctaactcgctaacccTGCAGTTGCTTACAAGGTTTTTGTTCATtgttactgaggattttgtGCAGTTGTACTAACTTCAATTTGGAAAACTAGCTcagctctgaagaagcacaaagggATTTTGAAAGAcgcacaggagcagcacactgataaTGTCAGAAGGTTGTGGGCTGTTGATCCAGGATCAtgtcctacttggcaaaatcatgttttcttcatgATTCCCACAATGTCATGcttgatgacattttaaattagAGGACTGCTGATATAGTACTCATCttccacaaacaggaagtatccTTTGGGATTCTTGCTGAGGATTTGTATGGCCTTCTCTGTCATCTCCACAATGGAGGGGTCGCGTGTGCTGTTCCGGAAAACCTCAAATCGCATGTCCTTCGGCTCGAACAGACCTGAAACCACagaagaaaagcagaaaatattttaaaagcactgtagaaaaaaaaagttttgtagCAAACTAAGGTGGTAATGCAGAGGTCAGTCTAAACTGTCAGAGCTGAAGAACAGTGAGAGAAAACGCGAAGCTGAAGCCTGGCAACATTGTCAGTTAAAATCCAAGCTGCTTCCATGACAATGAATCCCATTTAATCATAAATCAATCACTATTTCAATGTACTATTTCTATTTTGAAAAGTTAACAGTCTGAACATTCCAGGTTTAGACTGTTAAGACATGCTCCAATCAtgctaataataatagcaataaaacCTAATAGCTGATATCTATTTGCAACACATACATGAGCTATAGATGTGCAAGATGATAACAATTCTGTTGCATATACTGCTGTACACATCATCACAGCAAGAAACGTTCCCTTAGGTTTTATCTTTGTAGTTAGAGGTGATAATACCACCAAACTGTGAGTTTATAGTTTACCATCATGATTACTTGACATGGTTGTAAAGACAATAGTTGGCATTACTGGAACCCTCTTGTTTCTCAGCAATTGACTGTTTTGTAACCTAGATAAGTTTATCTGCCAACACCTGAGTATTATATtgcttgtgtgagtgtgtacatTATGTGTGTATACACTGATATGTGTCTATCAGTCTTGTGTGTCGTGTGTAtggtatctgtgtgtgttttatatacTGCAGTAAGTGCATGAGTGTGTTAACACATTTATACCCACCCATGAGCCGGTCAGTAGCTTTAACATTTATCTCGTCAAACTCCTTCCTGTGCCAAACATAGTGTGACTTCTTGTTctgaaaaacaaaccagagtAAACTTGAATCTGAGACTCAAACCTTAAGATATATGGAAATATGGAACAGTATTGTTAAATAATCCTACAGGTTTAGCCTTCAGCCACACGTTAATGAGGTTTCTCTTGTCTTTGCGGTCCCCCTTGCGAGAGTTGGAGGTTGGGTACTCGGGGTCTGAGGTCCCTCTTGGTGTCATGTACATCCTCCCTCCTCCCAGAATCACCTTAAAGGGACACCAGACAGAATGGGATCATGAAACTTAAGAGTGTCCAGATAGATATTAAATGAGTGAGTCCTGGACCAAGATGAAAGATTACAATTGCTCGGAATTGTTCTTACGTACATCAATGTCAACATTGGTGACCAGTTGGGTTGCAATGTCGACGCAGCCCTGCCGGTGAGCGCTGGGAGGAAGATCTGCATCACTGTACCAACTGCGGCTGACAGAGTGGGCATAAGCAGCGGCCGGGGAGGCATGCTGGACGCGGGTGGTGGTCACTATGCCAACCGATTTACCTGGACAAAGCAGAGACACACCCAAATCAGAAGGAGAACTGTTAAGGCAATCACACACAACgtgaagtgatttttttgtgcCTGGTACAAATTACCAACTAACAAATGACAGTGCAACCTTAACAATGCACATTGGAGGTTTACATATTTGTTCTTGGACATGGAGCTGCTCTGGAGGAAGAAATAATGATGCTGGCTCAGTTTTTACTGTAGTGGGTGTAGCCAAAGTCCTGCTGTCTTTACTGGCTTTAAGTAATGAAGCCCAGGGGGAGAGGTAAATGAGGTTCCAGTTAGCCATATAACTCTCTAGAAAAGCTTGTTATTATGGCAATGAATGAGTGAACAGAGGATAGAACTGCTCTTTACATATGTTATGTGGTGTTTGCTGGTCTAAATACCAATGATTGAATTCAATTAAATTAGCACTTGGCACATTTGCACATTAAGTCTTACAGGATCTTTTTGAAGCCACTGTGTCGCCAAGGTCAAATTTGTCATGTCCCTTGTGTTTTAagatgttttgatgttgttttgtgaaGTTTTTTATGTGAGGCAATGAGCTGTAGCACTGTGCCCAAGACAAATATTCCCTCAGAAACAATAAAGTtaactctactctactctaaaCTCCCAATTACTTGCCCTTGGAAAACTTAGCAGTTTTTGGCTCCAACCTTTGATGTTCACACAAACTGCCTTATAGaaactttttttaataattgaaATTGGCTTTATGGGAAATGCTCCAGCGCCTTTTAAATACAACACAATAGCTATTCAGGTAGCTACTGTATCTTTAGTACTTTTGGTACCATGCAGTGGTGACACAAGtaggagtaggaggaaggttcctgtaaagttaccgggctctgtgTGTGACGTAATTGTTGCACGACCATtatgaccggggcgacgtaggggcgTAGGGACACCGTTaaccgttagcggtgtctgtaataactccagtcacggtccatgaaaaaacatttttttccagcggatgtctcaGTTACAACAtaattgagctaactggagtagtttcatgtcgtatcagacaacgggaggcttttaacagatgacgtcctgctgctgttagctgtccctatcagctgatgctttctagacatcgtgatttcccaaaactgaataaataccacacatagcaacacgaaactgctttgctagctcaatcatgttgtaactaagatatccgctggaaaaattttttttccacggactgtttattgagttaatacagacaccactaacagctaacggttagcccagtaaatctacgataaccatgttattaattacaaaacgtcacatcccgccttgagtatatccaatcagcaccaagtaatccccaagccccagccaggagtctttcggggccgttctgagtacctactccgaggcagggacttgtttagcccctgtaaaagttccggaactctgtcctttgggggtggttcctgcggtggagacacacaccaacggccccggccccataaaattaccctgaagttcctgcggtggaaacgggcctaaagATGCATTAGGACCACAGATGGGCCAAAACTATCGGTATTACTATGCTAATTCCATGTTTTTTTATGGAATGCACTATAGATAATTACTACAGTAATACTACAGAATTGGCTATAGTGatcttaagccccgtttccaccaagcagtacagcacagtacagttcagtttggtacgctttttttccgtttctactgtgaaaagttgtggatggtaccaatagaaccgtTCTGAACCCTTCCTATTTTTGGTcacccttctgttggggtacctagcagacagatctggtactaaaaggtggagctgtgaacactgcagtccattgattggtcaatagcagatggtcactcttgctcagggccgagttgtggctggttttaggcttatgtaaccactgttcatacagGTTCCAAAGGCACCATACCGAAAGTATTTGGTGGACACAGGGCTCTATAGTGAAATTAAGTTTACAAGTATCTCTATAGTATTTCCTGTCGTACTTCTTTGGTTTTTCAGGTACTATAGGAAATTACTATAGTTAAACTAAGGAGTTTTAGATAGTGTCACTATAGTGTTTCTATATTATACCTATGTT is a window encoding:
- the alpi.1 gene encoding alkaline phosphatase, intestinal, tandem duplicate 1 isoform X1; its protein translation is MLLRRSLGLEMQTPHCRAPNLLLILLGPTLLAVGLAAMESQALYELEREPAYWDAQARATLDAALKLRPREHQAKNIILFLGDGMGVSTVSAARILRGQMEGGSGEETMLAMDTFPYVALSKTYSVDKQVADSASTATAYHCGVKANAKTVGLSAKAVAYECNTTFGNEVYSVLRRAKAQGKSVGIVTTTRVQHASPAAAYAHSVSRSWYSDADLPPSAHRQGCVDIATQLVTNVDIDVILGGGRMYMTPRGTSDPEYPTSNSRKGDRKDKRNLINVWLKAKPNKKSHYVWHRKEFDEINVKATDRLMGLFEPKDMRFEVFRNSTRDPSIVEMTEKAIQILSKNPKGYFLFVEGGRIDHGHHDGIAKLALTEAVMFDRAIQRAAQLTRESDTLTVVTADHSHVFTFGGNTPRGNPIFGLAPKKADDKMPFTSILYANGPGYVHINGTRGNISMVDYYDEEYMQQAAVPLDAETHGGEDVAIYAKGPMAHLFHGVKEQNYVAHVMAYAACLEPYTYCPPRPHSRTSSGCVNTTSSLLFGLLILLWLLR
- the alpi.1 gene encoding alkaline phosphatase, intestinal, tandem duplicate 1 isoform X2 yields the protein MQTPHCRAPNLLLILLGPTLLAVGLAAMESQALYELEREPAYWDAQARATLDAALKLRPREHQAKNIILFLGDGMGVSTVSAARILRGQMEGGSGEETMLAMDTFPYVALSKTYSVDKQVADSASTATAYHCGVKANAKTVGLSAKAVAYECNTTFGNEVYSVLRRAKAQGKSVGIVTTTRVQHASPAAAYAHSVSRSWYSDADLPPSAHRQGCVDIATQLVTNVDIDVILGGGRMYMTPRGTSDPEYPTSNSRKGDRKDKRNLINVWLKAKPNKKSHYVWHRKEFDEINVKATDRLMGLFEPKDMRFEVFRNSTRDPSIVEMTEKAIQILSKNPKGYFLFVEGGRIDHGHHDGIAKLALTEAVMFDRAIQRAAQLTRESDTLTVVTADHSHVFTFGGNTPRGNPIFGLAPKKADDKMPFTSILYANGPGYVHINGTRGNISMVDYYDEEYMQQAAVPLDAETHGGEDVAIYAKGPMAHLFHGVKEQNYVAHVMAYAACLEPYTYCPPRPHSRTSSGCVNTTSSLLFGLLILLWLLR
- the alpi.1 gene encoding alkaline phosphatase, intestinal, tandem duplicate 1 isoform X4, which gives rise to MGVSTVSAARILRGQMEGGSGEETMLAMDTFPYVALSKTYSVDKQVADSASTATAYHCGVKANAKTVGLSAKAVAYECNTTFGNEVYSVLRRAKAQGKSVGIVTTTRVQHASPAAAYAHSVSRSWYSDADLPPSAHRQGCVDIATQLVTNVDIDVILGGGRMYMTPRGTSDPEYPTSNSRKGDRKDKRNLINVWLKAKPNKKSHYVWHRKEFDEINVKATDRLMGLFEPKDMRFEVFRNSTRDPSIVEMTEKAIQILSKNPKGYFLFVEGGRIDHGHHDGIAKLALTEAVMFDRAIQRAAQLTRESDTLTVVTADHSHVFTFGGNTPRGNPIFGLAPKKADDKMPFTSILYANGPGYVHINGTRGNISMVDYYDEEYMQQAAVPLDAETHGGEDVAIYAKGPMAHLFHGVKEQNYVAHVMAYAACLEPYTYCPPRPHSRTSSGCVNTTSSLLFGLLILLWLLR
- the alpi.1 gene encoding alkaline phosphatase, intestinal, tandem duplicate 1 isoform X3 produces the protein MILLIRFLLLTGCCCAALYELEREPAYWDAQARATLDAALKLRPREHQAKNIILFLGDGMGVSTVSAARILRGQMEGGSGEETMLAMDTFPYVALSKTYSVDKQVADSASTATAYHCGVKANAKTVGLSAKAVAYECNTTFGNEVYSVLRRAKAQGKSVGIVTTTRVQHASPAAAYAHSVSRSWYSDADLPPSAHRQGCVDIATQLVTNVDIDVILGGGRMYMTPRGTSDPEYPTSNSRKGDRKDKRNLINVWLKAKPNKKSHYVWHRKEFDEINVKATDRLMGLFEPKDMRFEVFRNSTRDPSIVEMTEKAIQILSKNPKGYFLFVEGGRIDHGHHDGIAKLALTEAVMFDRAIQRAAQLTRESDTLTVVTADHSHVFTFGGNTPRGNPIFGLAPKKADDKMPFTSILYANGPGYVHINGTRGNISMVDYYDEEYMQQAAVPLDAETHGGEDVAIYAKGPMAHLFHGVKEQNYVAHVMAYAACLEPYTYCPPRPHSRTSSGCVNTTSSLLFGLLILLWLLR